The Mytilus edulis chromosome 12, xbMytEdul2.2, whole genome shotgun sequence genome contains a region encoding:
- the LOC139498460 gene encoding neuropeptide receptor npr-1-like, translating into MNSSIQAIFVDHLEILNNDKLVSLIPNIVILAMYLIAGLFGNGLVLYIYTFKLKSKTDDRYFIPFLALMDMIACIIGASFSIAVNTNQLTFRSNLICKLMWTVNKFTSISSGLMLVAIAVQRYIKVCRPFRSVMTINSKRFAIKLIIVISILLVVPSGFLYGVDDEYIENDGINITVYRCTVDSNIDRRYDIGYSVFLLFFCFTGILTISILYFLIMKTIYKQESFWKKKRSNQSMRKTEQKSNQKENEETSQSYKISEMSEHDPQHFESSSDIGEDSQSTHNCNDLNNTTGHTINREQGSSLGKVLRCMIRKYKISVMFIIVTALFAVSYFPRIIIMIIESADINFWQTLTTRQYSFCLFLYRAYLLNNILNPVVYSVFDTSFKKECRSLCIRN; encoded by the coding sequence ATGAATTCCTCAATACAAGCAATATTTGTAGATCATCTGGAAATACTGAATAATGATAAACTTGTTTCGCTTATTCCTAACATAGTTATACTTGCAATGTATTTGATAGCAGGATTATTTGGAAATGGACTCGTGCTCTACATTTATACATTCAAGCTTAAATCAAAAACAGACGACCGATACTTTATTCCGTTCTTAGCATTAATGGATATGATAGCCTGTATAATTGGTGCATCATTTTCAATTGCGGTAAATACTAATCAACTTACATTCCGAAGTAACCTAATCTGTAAGCTAATGTGGACTGTGAATAAATTTACATCGATTAGTTCAGGACTTATGCTAGTTGCCATAGCCGTTCAACGATATATTAAAGTTTGCAGACCATTTAGATCAGTCATGACTATTAACAGTAAGCGTTTTGCCATCAAATTGATTATAGTCATTTCAATACTTTTAGTAGTTCCTAGTGGATTCCTCTACGGGGTAGATGATGAATATATTGAAAACGATGGTATCAACATTACAGTTTATCGATGTACTGTCGATTCAAATATCGATAGACGATATGATATAGGGTATTCCGTGTTCCTcttgtttttctgttttactgGTATCCTAACAATATCGATCTTATACTTTTTGATCATGAAGACAATTTATAAGCAGGAATCATTTTGGAAAAAGAAGAGGTCAAATCAGAGCATGAGGAAAACTGAACAGAAGAGTAATCAAAAAGAAAACGAAGAAACATCACAATCTTATAAAATATCAGAAATGTCAGAACACGACCCACAACATTTTGAAAGTAGCAGTGATATCGGAGAAGATAGTCAAAGCACACACAATTGTAACGACCTTAATAACACGACTGGACATACTATAAATAGGGAACAAGGAAGTAGCTTAGGAAAAGTGTTAAGATGCATGATACGGAAGTATAAAATATCAGTCATGTTTATAATTGTAACAGCCTTATTTGCCGTATCCTATTTTCCGAGAATCATTATTATGATTATAGAGTCAGCTGACATTAATTTTTGGCAAACGTTGACAACTCGTCAGTACagcttttgtctttttttatacagAGCATATTTACTAAACAACATTTTAAATCCAGTTGTTTATTCGGTTTTCGATACTTCTTTCAAGAAAGAGTGTAGAAGTCTCTGTATCAGGAACTAA